One Nocardia sp. BMG111209 DNA segment encodes these proteins:
- a CDS encoding RDD family protein: MSNPSEPSDPNAAAWQGQPGYGYPPSSQPGYGDSGGWSQPGYPGAQPPYGQQGSGSQQQPYGGQPYGTQPYTGQQPYGQQPYGGQPGYPPPPSGYGYPPGGGYTPYGAPALPYASWFLRIGARLIDGLIAFVPAAILYAIGFAIGSSSMSCSTDQDGVYQCTGGGLSAIGLIFVLLGWLSAVGVTLYLIYLEGKTGQTWGKRVVGISLVREADGRFLGFGMSFVRQLAHFLDGIACYIGYLWPLWDEKRQTFADKVCSTIVVKTNP; encoded by the coding sequence CAACCCATCCGAGCCCAGCGATCCGAACGCCGCGGCGTGGCAGGGCCAGCCCGGGTACGGCTATCCCCCGTCGTCCCAGCCGGGCTACGGCGATTCCGGCGGCTGGAGCCAGCCCGGATATCCGGGTGCGCAACCGCCGTACGGGCAGCAGGGCAGCGGGTCGCAGCAGCAGCCGTACGGCGGCCAGCCCTACGGTACGCAGCCCTACACCGGGCAACAGCCGTACGGTCAGCAGCCGTACGGCGGCCAGCCGGGCTACCCGCCGCCCCCGTCCGGCTACGGCTATCCGCCCGGCGGCGGCTACACGCCGTACGGCGCGCCCGCGCTGCCCTATGCCAGCTGGTTCCTGCGCATCGGCGCCCGGCTGATCGACGGCCTGATCGCCTTCGTGCCCGCGGCCATCCTCTACGCGATCGGGTTCGCGATCGGCAGTAGTTCGATGAGCTGCAGCACCGATCAGGACGGGGTGTACCAGTGCACCGGTGGCGGCCTGTCCGCGATCGGGCTGATCTTCGTGCTGCTGGGCTGGCTGTCCGCGGTCGGCGTCACCCTGTACCTGATCTATCTCGAGGGCAAGACGGGACAGACCTGGGGTAAGCGGGTGGTCGGTATCAGCCTCGTGCGGGAGGCCGACGGCCGATTCCTCGGCTTCGGGATGTCCTTCGTCCGGCAGCTCGCGCACTTCCTCGACGGAATCGCCTGCTACATCGGCTATCTGTGGCCGCTGTGGGACGAGAAGCGCCAGACCTTCGCCGACAAGGTCTGCAGCACCATCGTCGTCAAGACCAATCCGTAG